Proteins from a genomic interval of Nematostella vectensis chromosome 5, jaNemVect1.1, whole genome shotgun sequence:
- the LOC5514168 gene encoding dopamine receptor 4, which translates to MNDTRLCPEYLQTYFAEQYEPISWVTRSAYVTATINTVSAVPATFLNLLVIVAILRSNTLRSPSFLLICSMAVSDFMVGVVLQPRFTVLRVAEIMGEFGLYCKAAQMGSANSVGMLVSVITAALISIDRYLALHLRMRYNVVVTRSRVVKMIVMLWFVSICLGALVPLISMLVFTIFLNAIVSMLVPVIVVCYVKCFHTLRQQRNKIGAANIPLQRAKVSGTNSKGWVAPALTSNLGTQQNTMQCCLEDYLDNESSLASGVGQICPSNQVNHKIHNNLSNQISLENQGRPGDEIIIGIEVRPSNQVSPRNEVSLEKQAHPSSPFRLGNQTRPSNDINLENQVNPRNEICMVNEACPNNELSLSNRTSPIKHVSLGKKIIPSNQSKHGHRKLKRINFNMNLVKYENVSFTMLLIIINLFMCYTVYLVFLPLLYFAIGYNGTVKFCSDVGMLLVSINSALNPIIYLMRMREIRNSIWALMREP; encoded by the exons ATGAACGACACAAGGCTTTGTCCTGAGTATTTACAAACATACTTCGCCGAGCAATACGAGCCAATCAGTTGGGTGACTCGATCCGCTTATGTCACCGCCACCATCAACACCGTATCCGCCGTACCAGCGACCTTCCTGAACCTTCTGGTGATAGTAGCCATCCTCCGCTCTAACACCCTCCGGTCACCCTCCTTCCTGTTAATCTGCAGTATGGCGGTCAGTGATTTCATGGTAGGCGTGGTGCTTCAGCCGAGGTTTACGGTCCTCAGGGTGGCAGAGATCATGGGTGAATTTGGCCTGTACTGCAAGGCTGCTCAAATGGGGAGTGCTAACAGTGTAGGCATGTTAGTCTCAGTAATAACGGCGGCCTTGATAAGCATTGACCGATATCTTGCTCTGCATCTTCGAATGAG GTATAACGTGGTTGTGACGAGAAGCCGTGTAGTAAAGATGATTGTAATGCTGTGGTTCGTCTCAATTTGTCTTGGGGCGCTAGTACCGCTGATATCCATGCTGGTTTTTACTATTTTCCTCAACGCCATCGTCTCCATGCTAGTGCCGGTAATAGTTGTGTGCTACGTTAAGTGCTTCCATACTCTTAGACAGCAACGAAATAAGATTGGCGCAGCAAACATCCCCTTGCAGCGAGCTAAAGTCAGTGGTACCAATAGCAAAGGTTGGGTGGCACCGGCGTTGACCTCAAACCTTGGGACACAACAAAATACCATGCAGTGCTGCCTTGAAGACTACCTAGATAACGAGTCAAGCCTTGCTAGTGGGGTAGGACAGATATGTCCTAGCAACCAGGTCAACCATAAGATCCATAATAACCTTAGCAACCAGATCAGCCTTGAAAATCAGGGCAGACCAGGGGACGAGATCATTATTGGAATTGAGGTACGCCCTAGCAACCAGGTCAGCCCTAGAAACGAGGTCAGTCTTGAAAAGCAAGCGCACCCTAGCAGCCCTTTCAGACTTGGAAACCAGACTAGACCTAGTAACGACATCAACCTTGAAAACCAGGTCAACCCCAGAAACGAAATCTGTATGGTAAACGAGGCCTGCCCTAATAACGAGCTAAGCCTTAGTAACCGCACTAGCCCTATTAAACATGTCAGCCTTGGAAAAAAGATTATCCCTAGCAACCAATCCAAACATGGACATCGTAAACTAAAGAGAATTAATTTCAACATGAATCTAGTGAAGTATGAGAATGTATCCTTCACGATGcttctcatcatcatcaatttgTTCATGTGCTACACTGTCTACCTTGTATTTCTACCGCTTCTATATTTCGCAATCGGTTACAATGGCACGGTCAAGTTTTGCAGCGATGTAGGCATGTTACTGGTCAGTATCAACTCTGCGCTTAATCCCATTATCTATTtaatgcgcatgcgtgagaTAAGGAACTCTATCTGGGCACTGATGCGAGAGCCTTGA